One genomic segment of Hordeum vulgare subsp. vulgare chromosome 2H, MorexV3_pseudomolecules_assembly, whole genome shotgun sequence includes these proteins:
- the LOC123427752 gene encoding transcription factor EAT1-like — translation MIVGGDYFEGSHDHNLMTGSLTHDSSLAPKCNDSINIELQRFKVHSFSAEVLSDSTNLSSEAARAINHLQHQLGIDLEQDMPSVETAPWDTSICTIQDQIINHQLSEDPQNILVQQQIQQYDAALYPNSAYTPAPDLLNLLHCTVAPVFPATTSVFGDTALSGTSYLDLNGEFTGVAAITDSGLMYTSDPALQLGYHATQSHGLKDICHSLPQNYGLFPSEDERDVMLGVGSIGGDLFQDMDDRQFDTVLEGRRGKGEFGKGKGKANFATERERREQLNVKYKTLRMLFPNPTKNDRASIVGDAIEYIHELNRTVKELKILVEQKWHGTNRRKIRKLDEEAAADGESSSMRPMRDEQDNQLDGAIRSSWVQRRSKECHVDVRIVQNEINIKLTEKKKANSSLLHVAKVLDEFHLEIIHVVGGIIGDHYIFMFNTKVPEGSSVYACAVAKRILQAVDAQHQALDIFN, via the exons ATGATTGTTGGGGGTGACTATTTTGAAGGCTCCCATGATCACAATCTCATGACAGGATCTTTGACCCATGATTCCTCTCTAGCTCCAAAATGCAACGACAGCATAAATATCGAGCTACAGAGATTCAAAGTGCACTCGTTTTCTGCAGAAGTTCTTTCTGATTCGACCAATCTTTCTTCTGAAGCTGCAAGAGCAATCAACCACCTTCAGCATCAACTAGGAATTGATTTGGAGCAGGATATGCCATCAGTGGAAACTGCACCCTGGGATACTTCTATCTGCACCATTCAAGACCAAATCATCAACCATCAGCTTAGCGAAGATCCACAAAACATATTGGTGCAACAACAGATTCAACAGTATGACGCTGCACTTTATCCAAACAGTGCTTACACACCAGCGCCTGATCTCTTAAACCTTCTCCACTGCACTGTGGCTCCAGTGTTCCCTGCAACAACATCAGTCTTTGGTGATACAGCACTAAGTGGTACCAGCTATTTGGATCTCAATGGTGAGTTTACAGGAGTGGCAGCAATTACTGACAGTGGATTAATGTACACTAGTGATCCGGCCTTGCAGTTAGGGTACCATGCTACCCAGTCTCATGGACTAAAGGATATCTGCCATTCACTGCCACAAAATTATGGGTTGTTTCCCAGTGAGGATGAAAGAGATGTCATGCTTGGGGTTGGAAGCATCGGAGGAGACCTTTTTCAGGATATGGATGACAGGCAATTTGATACTGTACTGGAGGGCAGAAGAGGGAAGGGTGAGTTCGGAAAGGGAAAAGGAAAAGCTAACTTTGCGactgagagagagaggagggaacaGCTAAATGTGAAGTATAAGACTTTAAGAATGCTCTTCCCCAATCCTACCAAG AATGACAGGGCTTCAATAGTAGGGGATGCCATTGAATACATACATGAGCTGAACCGAACAGTGAAGGAACTGAAGATCCTAGTGGAACAGAAGTGGCATGGGACTAACAGGAGAAAGATAAGAAAGTTGGATGAAGAGGCGGCTGCTGATGGTGAAAGCTCATCGATGAGGCCAATGAGGGATGAGCAAGACAATCAGCTTGATGGGGCCATAAGAAGCTCATGGGTTCAGAGGAGGTCAAAGGAATGCCATGTTGATGTTCGCATAGTGCAAAATGAAATAAACATCAAGCTCACAGAAAAGAAGAAGGCCAACTCCTCCCTGCTTCATGTTGCAAAGGTTCTTGACGAATTCCATCTTGAGATCATCCATGTGGTTGGAGGGATTATTGGTGATCACTACATATTCATGTTTAACACTAAG GTGCCTGAAGGTTCCTCGGTTTATGCTTGTGCAGTGGCAAAGAGGATCCTTCAAGCAGTGGATGCACAACACCAGGCGCTTGACATATTCAACTAG